A single region of the Lotus japonicus ecotype B-129 chromosome 4, LjGifu_v1.2 genome encodes:
- the LOC130714166 gene encoding nucleobase-ascorbate transporter 6-like produces the protein MAGGGAAPQPKQDELQPHPVKDQLPNVSYCITSPPPWPEAILLGFQHYLVMLGTTVLIPSSLVPQMGGGNEEKAKVIQTLLFVAGINTFFQALFGTRLPAVIGGSYTFVPTTISIILAGRYSDIVNPHEKFERIMRGTQGALIVASTLQIVLGFSGLWRNVVRFLSPLSAVPLVALSGFGLYELGFPMLAKCVEIGLPEIIILLVFSQYIPRMMKGDKPIFDRFAVIFSVAIVWIYAHLLTVGGAYKNSAPKTQITCRTDRAGIIGGAPWIRIPYPFQWGAPTFDAGETFAMMAASFVALVESTGAFIAVSRYASATPIPPSVLSRGVGWQGVGILLSGIFGTGNGSSVSVENAGLLALTRVGSRRVVQISAGFMIFFSILGKFGAVFASIPAPIIAALYCLFFAYVGSAGLSFLQFCNLNSFRTKFILGFSVFMGFSIPQYFNEYTAFKGYGPVHTRARWFNDMINVPFASEAFVAGTLALFLDVTLHKKKDKQTRQDRGLQWWDKFRSFKTDTRSEEFYSLPFNLNKFFPSV, from the exons ATGGCAGGAGGGGGAGCTGCACCTCAACCCAAGCAAGATGAGCTTCAGCCACATCCAGTCAAAGATCAACTACCAAATGTTTCTTACTGCATTACTAGTCCTCCTCCATGGC CGGAGGCAATCCTACTTGGTTTTCAACATTACCTGGTGATGCTTGGCACAACTGTTCTGATACCAAGCTCTCTAGTTCCCCAGATGGGAGGAGGAAAT GAAGAGAAAGCAAAAGTGATTCAGACTCTGTTGTTTGTGGCCGGCATAAACACGTTTTTCCAAGCATTATTCGGGACTCGTCTACCTGCAGTTATTGGGGGATCCTACACCTTTGTGCCAACAACCATTTCAATCATTTTGGCTGGTCGCTACAGTGACATTGTGAATCCTCATGAG AAATTTGAGAGGATAATGCGCGGAACACAGGGTGCTCTTATTGTGGCTTCAACCCTCCAAATTGTTCTTGGCTTCAGTGGCCTTTGGCGCAATGTAGTGAG GTTCTTAAGTCCTCTCTCTGCTGTTCCTCTAGTTGCTCTTTCAGGCTTTGGGCTATATGAACTGGGATTCCCTATG CTTGCAAAATGTGTGGAGATTGGCCTGCCAGAAATCATTATCCTGCTAGTATTTTCACAG TACATTCCTCGCATGATGAAAGGAGACAAGCCTATTTTTGATCGCTTTGCAGTTATATTCTCAGTGGCGATTGTGTGGATTTATGCTCATCTTCTTACTGTTGGCGGAGCTTATAAAAATTCGGCTCCTAAAACCCAAATCACATGCAGAACAGATCGAGCGGGAATTATAGGTGGTGCTCCTTG GATAAGAATCCCATATCCTTTTCAATGGGGAGCTCCTACATTTGATGCTGGAGAAACTTTTGCCATGATGGCTGCTTCATTTGTTGCTCTAGTAGAG TCAACTGGTGCTTTCATTGCTGTGTCAAGGTACGCGAGTGCAACACCGATTCCACCTTCAGTGCTTAGCCGAGGTGTTGGTTGGCAG GGAGTGGGAATTTTGTTGTCTGGGATCTTCGGGACCGGGAATGGATCATCAGTTTCTGT TGAGAATGCAGGACTCTTAGCTTTGACACGCGTGGGTAGCCGAAGGGTTGTTCAAATATCAGCTggattcatgatttttttctcaattcttG GAAAATTTGGAGCTGTTTTTGCTTCAATTCCAGCTCCTATAATTGCAGCTTTGTATTGCCTTTTCTTTGCCTATGTGG GCTCTGCAGGTCTCAGTTTCCTTCAATTTTGCAATTTGAATAGCTTTAGAACTAAATTCATCTTAGGCTTCTCTGTTTTTATGGGCTTCTCAATACCACAATACTTCAACGAGTATACAGCGTTCAAAGGCTATGGTCCTGTGCACACTCGTGCAAGATGG TTCAATGATATGATCAATGTCCCATTTGCATCTGAAGCATTTGTTGCTGGTACATTGGCACTGTTCTTGGATGTTACATTGCATAAGAAAAAAGACAAACAAACTCGTCAAGACAGAGGGCTGCAGTGGTGGGACAAATTCCGTTCATTCAAGACAGATACAAGGAGCGAAGAATTTTACTCTCTACCTTTCAATCTAAACAAATTTTTCCCTTCGGTATGA
- the LOC130714167 gene encoding uncharacterized protein LOC130714167: MFPEFDGREAYGWLIMVEQHCEAKGVSEEEKFSGAEKALTGEAFMWWFCWRRRNQKATWWEFVEALLRKFEPELEPYMPEPVQDSEEEEIPGKQEVLEAERRTVVVEAKPEANSVLLAKSEIKPYSPENSEMEASRKDSEFAMAAEQTAEVSRCQPVTVVDYIDCTLTAKGEKIDAEGEIKIKRLQEGSSMEKWQICSIHGRKKVQPIVLPQISDLGFDWERRPPRKPPDSCLCTAVTANRLPDTFIQTSVLCSSMVAIQLETKPPDRSGGSSHFILGDSCRSDLVANRPPAMSPDLAETAVVGYCGLELVRTEESKGRSLIRKSVTVSRPPAKPPDFAVMAGDVRFRRRWLGVVFPLSSHAHAFTRSRARLAQLDFSELGQSLTTRPKPIMLNRRNGPKRNFSFSIIYRPVHSLTLMGQAQLLEYLFFVCLKKLVFYPTLRTRWMFRGEY; this comes from the coding sequence ATGTTTCCAGAATTTGATGGAAGAGAGGCCTACGGATGGCTCATTATGGTGGAGCAACACTGTGAGGCCAAGGGAGTATCCGAAGAGGAGAAATTCTCAGGGGCAGAGAAGGCTTTGACTGGTGAAGCTTTCATGTGGTGGTTTTGCTGGAGAAGACGCAATCAGAAGGCAACATGGTGGGAATTTGTGGAGGCTCTGTTGAGGAAATTCGAACCAGAATTGGAACCGTACATGCCAGAACCAGTCCAAGATTCAGAGGAGGAAGAAATCCCTGGGAAGCAAGAAGTCTTGGAGGCAGAACGAAGAACTGTTGTGGTGGAAGCCAAACCTGAGGCCAATTCAGTGCTGTTGGCGAAATCAGAGATCAAGCCATATTCGCCGGAGAATTCTGAGATGGAAGCGTCGCGGAAAGACTCGGAGTTTGCAATGGCGGCGGAGCAAACAGCGGAGGTGTCACGGTGTCAACCGGTCACCGTGGTTGATTACATCGATTGCACGTTGACGGCGAAAGGGGAGAAGATCGACGCCGAAGGGGAAATCAAAATCAAGCGGTTACAGGAAGGTTCTTCAATGGAGAAATGGCAGATTTGCAGCATTCATGGGAGGAAGAAGGTGCAACCAATCGTTTTGCCCCAAATCAGTGATTTAGGATTCGATTGGGAGAGACGGCCGCCGCGGAAACCGCCGGATTCATGTCTCTGCACGGCGGTAACCGCCAATCGACTGCCGGACACGTTCATTCAGACCTCTGTTCTTTGCTCTTCGATGGTTGCCATTCAACTGGAGACTAAGCCACCAGACCGCAGTGGTGGCAGCTCACACTTCATCCTTGGCGATTCTTGCAGATCGGACTTGGTGGCCAACCGTCCTCCAGCTATGTCACCGGATTTGGCTGAGACAGCGGTGGTGGGATACTGTGGCCTCGAGTTAGTTCGCACGGAGGAGAGTAAAGGGCGCTCGCTCATTCGCAAGTCGGTAACCGTTTCACGGCCGCCGGCGAAGCCACCGGACTTTGCAGTTATGGCGGGGGACGTTCGTTTCCGTCGTCGCTGGTTGGGTGTGGTCTTTCCGTTGTCTTCACACGCACACGCGTTCACACGAAGCAGAGCAAGGCTGGCTCAGctagatttttcagaattggGTCAAAGTTTGACCACAAGGCCAAAGCCCATAATGCTAAACAGAAGGAACGGGCCCAAGAGGAACTTTTCTTTCTCAATCATCTACAGACCAGTTCATTCCCTTACTCTAATGGGCCAGGCCCAACTGTTGGagtatttgttttttgtttgtttaaagAAGCTTGTGTTTTAccccaccttgaggacaaggtggatGTTTAGGGGGGAGTATTGA
- the LOC130715077 gene encoding uncharacterized protein LOC130715077: MMEVSNSVEELAIGCILSIRTTLGDEFEGQVVTFDRPSNILILQQGSKHGPHRNFRLLKANYIKDFTFLGQAEDPLDPTNCFLDLTALQAREVVAIRQAEADAERIGVGVTSEAQSIFDALSKTLPVRWDKTVIVVMNEVRVGSPYNSDSVIGGTPAANDRVKKVLEFERKRLQLRGSGGL; the protein is encoded by the exons ATGATGGAGGTTAGCAACAGCGTAGAGGAGTTAGCGATTGGGTGCATACTCTCGATCAGGACAACATTGGGTGACGAATTCGAAGGCCAAGTTGTCACCTTCGATCGCCCCTCCAACATCCTCATACTTcaacaaggttccaaacatGGCCCTCATCGAAATTTCAGGTTGTTGAAGGCCAATTACATCAAAGATTTCACTTTTCTAGGTCAAGCCGAAGACCCACTTGATCCAACCAACTGTTTCCTTGATCTCACCGCTCTCCAAGCTAGGGAAGTTGTTGCCATCAG ACAAGCCGAGGCAGATGCTGAGAGGATTGGGGTTGGTGTTACCAGTGAGGCGCAGAGCatctttgatgctttgtctaaaAC GCTTCCAGTCCGCTGGGACAAGACGGTCATAGTTGTTATGAATGAGGTGCGTGTTGGCAGTCCTTATAACTCGGATTCTGTGATTGGAGGTACTCCTGCTGCAAATGACCGAGTGAAGAAAGTG CTCGAGTTCGAGAGGAAGAGGTTGCAACTTCGCGGTTCTGGTGGTCTGTAA